The genomic region AATGGCTGATTACGACTGGACCGACCATCATCGGCAGCAGGTGCTGCAAGGACGGCAAATATTGGAAAGAACTTCCGCTAGCCTGGCCCGCTCCAATCAAATTGCTATCGAAACCGAACACACTGGTCTTGAGGTTCTTGTTCGAAGCTCAGGTCGTTGTTTACCtatttttcacattaaatttttcgttcttctagGTCATTTCGGAGCTGGAAGTGCAGCGAGAAACTCTGCTCCGCAGCCAGCGTCGGCTGGAAAGTGCCAACGAAGATTTAAGCAAATCTGGTGCCATACTGCGCGCCATGAAGAGGAACGTCCTGTACAATAAGCTCATTCTAATCCTCATAATCGTGATGGAAGTTGTGATTCTGGGCGGAATTATCGCGCTGAAATTCTTGTAATGGTCGGGACATGCTTCCGGCAGCAACTAAAACGATGCCAAAGTGCAATCCAATAATGCCTTCTCGTGACGGAATGCGATTGTTCGTCAATGCGTGATATGTTTTCCCATTCCGCTGTAAAGATCAAAGCTAGATTCGCGTTTCGAATTGAAATGATTCAGTTCGCATTTATTGTCAGATGGATTAAATTTCTTAACATTGTACCCTCATACAATACTATtggtaaaagtgaaaaaatatgaatCTGTTCGataaaaaacaacaccttACTAATACCGTAAGGACTTTGGAAAGGCCACATTTGTTCGAAATACAAATATTTCCTAACCTGCAATCGATTGCACTGCGATTCGTCGTAGAACCAACTTCGGTTGGCCCAAGACTCATTTACTCTTCAGCACATGCATAATAACCTCATCTACGGTATGATTGTTTAGCAACGGCTTTATATCCTCCTCGTCCATTGTAACGGAGAAAAGGATTTTCGTATTCTCACGCATTCGCGTCGTATTGTCTCCAGCTTCTTCGCCTTTCGTTGGCCGATGACCGCAGCGTAGAATCACCTGGCAGAGCAGATCCTCCACCGGCGTCTCAGGCCAGCCAAACTCTTGCAGCATCTCTTCTCCCACCAACATCAGTAACAGCTCGGCAATTTTCTCCGACAGCATTTCGTCGCTCAAGAAAATCGGAATACTATCATCCGTTTCCGTGCGACTTCTCTTTGCTCCGGTCGCGGTCTTCGGTTCACGTGTTTTCCGACGTTTCACCGGTTCCTTCACGCCATCCACCAATTCCTTTGCGACTTTCGGTGATTTtggtttgatttcctttgcctTCTCTTCAACCGGCGTTGGTTTTGGGGGTTCCGTAGGAAGCTTATCAGATTTATTTGAAGGTGTAGAACGTTTTTCTCTAGCTCTTTCAATTTTAGCTGCCAGTTTAGGCTCTTGTATCGGACTTGGCTCATGTGCCGGACTAGGCTCTTGTGCCAGTTTCGGCTTCAATATTTTAACTGAAGCACTATTCGCTCCATCCACATTCTTTCCACTCGATGAAGCTTCTTTATTTGTCTTCTCGGGATCCGGTTTGGTCTTCGGGGAGCTCTCTTTGATAGTTGGCAATATCTCCACGCCCTCACTATTACCCGGAGATAAGTCGTCAAGCGCCTCCTCCTGGCTATAGATCTCGACTTCCGTTTCCTCAGCAATTGGAACCAGCTCGTATTCCACTGGTTCATCTGGAGACGTTACTGCCTCGGGAACCACTATGGGTGGAAGCTCATACACCTCCATCACTCGGCCAGCGTTTGGATCGGGCAGTACAAACTTAGGTTGTTTGGTAGACTCTCCCATGGTCGTGATTTCGAACACCTCACCGTTGATTTCTACCGTCGCCGGGCTCGGCACTTGCAGTTCTTCCTCTTTACGCTTCTCCGTGCATTGAATAAGTTCTTCGACGGCTTCCCTGTTGAGGAGAATTAAAAGTTCAGGTCAACTGTTGCAAATTCATCATATGAATATTGTGGTTCAAATACAGTCGATAGCCATGAGTTAAGCAATAtaacaaatattaaataaattcaacctaaaagtaaaaaaaggctcaacagaaagtcgtttgttttttaaattctcgaaaaaaaattctaaGTAGGCGCGTCCTTTCCATCCACTTTCGAATGGTACTTTAAAGCagagaaatgttttgtttcacttacGCGTGTTGTTTCTTCATGTGACGCAACAGGCAATCCGTTCTGATAAATGTTTTCGTGCAAATCTTGCAGGTTACCGGTTCTTCCGAGCTATGCGTTTTCATGTGCGCCTTCAGTGAAGCTTTCCTTGTGTACGAATTACCGCAGTGGCACTGGAACTCTGTAAGGCAAGGAAATCtcaaatattaaattcaacGCCCCTCAAAATCACCCCAGACCGACTTACCCTTCT from Anopheles coustani chromosome 3, idAnoCousDA_361_x.2, whole genome shotgun sequence harbors:
- the LOC131271492 gene encoding uncharacterized protein LOC131271492 — its product is MADYDWTDHHRQQVLQGRQILERTSASLARSNQIAIETEHTGLEVISELEVQRETLLRSQRRLESANEDLSKSGAILRAMKRNVLYNKLILILIIVMEVVILGGIIALKFL